One window from the genome of Oryza glaberrima chromosome 3, OglaRS2, whole genome shotgun sequence encodes:
- the LOC127767792 gene encoding protein CHUP1, chloroplastic translates to MMREGDACVALLRSKLHGLVERNRSLEEENKQLRHQVSRLKGQVSSLEGQDTDRKMLWKKLDNSSTGNSYLKEKQFVPNNDAKEAMDLNSTSCYSRQQFSRAPLVRSRAPRVPNPPPSPTYTQPIVNARKEGGMAPPPPPPPLPSRLLKSTKAVQRVPDVVELYRLLVRREGKNDAKSGSMGIPAATNSREMIGEIENKSAYVLAIKSDVENQSEFINFLAVEVKNAAYKEIADVEEFVKWLDGELSYLVDERAVLKHFPNWPEKKADTMREAAFTYRDLKNLESEASSFHDDRRVATPMALKRMQALQDKIEQGIHNTERARDSASGRYKDLKIPWEWMLDSGIISQLKMASLKLAREFMNRVVNALKSDPFTNDEELLLQGVRFAFRIHQLAGGFDEGCRKAFQELKMYASKSD, encoded by the exons ATGATGAGGGAGGGAGATGCATGTGTTGCACTTCTAAGAAGCAAGCTCCATGGCCTTGTCGAGAGGAACCGCAGTCTGGAAGAGGAGAACAAGCAATTGAGACATCAAGTCAGTCGTCTAAAAGGCCAAGTATCCTCCCTTGAAGGCCAGGATACTGATAGAAAGATGCTCTGGAAGAAGCTGGATAATTCTTCCACTGGCAACAGCTACCTCAAGGAAAAGCAGTTTGTTCCCAACAATGATGCAAAGGAAGCCATGGATCTCAACAGCACGTCGTGTTACAGCAGGCAGCAATTCTCCAGGGCACCTCTGGTGAGATCAAGAGCACCAAGGGTTCCAAATCCACCGCCAAGTCCAACCTACACCCAACCAATAGTAAATGCAAGAAAGGAAGGAGGCatggctcctcctccaccgccacctcccctaCCTTCCAGATTGCTGAAGAGCACTAAGGCAGTGCAAAGGGTGCCTGATGTAGTCGAGTTATACCGGTTATTGGTTAGAAGAGAAGGCAAAAATGATGCAAAGTCTGGATCCATGGGAATTCCGGCAGCTACTAATAGCCGAGAGATGATCGGGGAGATAGAGAACAAATCAGCTTATGTGTTAGCT ATTAAATCAGATGTAGAAAATCAGAGTGAATTCATTAACTTCCTGGCAGTGGAGGTAAAGAATGCGGCATACAAAGAAATAGCTGATGTTGAAGAGTTTGTGAAGTGGCTTGATGGGGAACTATCTTACCTTGTGGACGAAAGAGCAGTGCTCAAGCATTTCCCAAACTGGCCAGAGAAGAAAGCAGATACCATGAGAGAAGCAGCATTCACCTACCGAGATCTGAAGAATCTGGAATCAGAAGCATCGTCATTCCACGATGACAGGAGAGTTGCCACACCTATGGCTCTCAAGCGCATGCAAGCTCTGCAGGATAA AATTGAACAAGGTATTCATAATACTGAGCGAGCAAGGGACAGTGCAAGTGGAAGATACAAGGATCTTAAGATCCCGTGGGAATGGATGCTTGACTCTGGAATCATAAGCCAA CTAAAGATGGCTTCATTGAAGCTAGCAAGAGAATTCATGAACCGCGTTGTGAATGCACTGAAGTCCGACCCATTCACAAATGACGAAGAACTGCTTCTCCAAGGTGTCCGCTTTGCCTTCCGCATACATCAG CTTGCAGGTGGGTTTGATGAAGGTTGCCGGAAAGCATTCCAAGAACTGAAGATGTATGCAAGCAAGTCAGATTGA
- the LOC127766051 gene encoding uncharacterized protein LOC127766051 isoform X3: MDATSSSTQEREEDRQPEAAGADGDDGDYSATDVTVRLLCDRFYPGGESELARVVRRYTELEAQHRQDMERCRQAHDELLEFQATFRPVRLGRELVDMAAAVEVATAALEFDGGQEDDDGAAVDHKDTVTIELAPATTTAIDDVDGDQPPTTMATAVSIRSSALQEKRTEKKGQVAICMWMRSGKSH; the protein is encoded by the coding sequence ATGGACGCGACGTCGAGCAGCACCcaggagcgggaggaggaccGCCAGCCAGAGGCCGCCggagccgacggcgacgacggtgactACTCCGCCACCGACGTCACGGTGCGGCTCCTCTGCGACCGGTTTTATCCGGGCGGGGAGAGCGAGCTGGCCCGCGTGGTCCGGAGGTACACGGAGCTGGAGGCGCAGCACAGGCAGGACATGGAGAGGTGCCGCCAGGCGCACGACGAGTTGCTAGAGTTCCAAGCCACCTTCCGTCCAGTCCGATTAGGACGGGAATTAGtggacatggccgccgccgtcgaagtcGCGACTGCCGCACTGGAGTTCGACGGCGGccaggaggacgacgatggcgccgCCGTAGATCACAAGGACACGGTGACGATCGAGCTTGCTCCGGCTACGACCACGGCCATCGACGACGTCGATGGAGATCAACCGCCAACGACGATGGCCACGGCCGTTTCGATCAGGAGTAGCGCACTACAAGAGAAACGCACG